GACaaatgacatcgcctcccatataaggcctcgtacggagccatctggatgctcgactgatacttgttgttgtaggcgaactctgctagaGGTAAGAATTGGTCCCACTGGCCCCCGAGATCTATTGAACATTCTCACAATGTGTTCtccaaaatttgaaaaatatgctcagactgtccgtccgtctgagaatGAAATGCGGTACTCAGATCAACCCACATGTCAAACTCACGCTGCACGACTCTTCAAAAATATGATGTGGACTGTGTGCCCATGTCTAAATGATAGAAATGGGTATGCCATGCAGGCGGATAatatctcggatgtaaatctgagccagcaACTCTGAAAAATATGATGtcatcaccggaatgaagtgtgcggacttagtcaaccggtccacaataatCCAAACTGCGTCATATTTTCTCAAGGTTCGTGTtaagcctaccacaaagtccatagtgatgcgctcccacttccttcggtatctccaatctctgagtcaACCCACCCGGTTTcggatgctcatacttcacatgttgacaattcaaacatgaCCAACAATATCTTTTTTCATCTTCCGCCACTAATAGTATTGTTTCAAGTCAAAGTACATCTATGTAAGACCcgggtgaatggaatagcgcgaactgtgagcttcctcaaggatcaactctctcaactcatcaatatttggaacacaaatccggtCCTGAAGccacataacaccatcatcaacaatcacaacCTGCTTAGCACAATCTTGTTGCACCGTGTCTTTCAATACCAACAAGTTAGGATCATCAAATTGGCGAGacttgatacgctccaacaatgATGACTGTGCCAAAACACAAGCTAGAACACTGCTAGGCTCTAAAACATCGAACCTCACGAACCAGTTGGCCAAAcgctgaacatccatggctaatggCCTCCCCACTATCAGTAAAAATGCCAAACTGTCCATGCTCTATACCTTCCTGCTCAACGTATCGGCCACTACATTAGCTTTCatcggatgatataatatggtgatattatagtcctttagtaactctaactatctccgctgccacaaattaaggtccttctattTGAATAAAAGTTGGAGACTCCAATGGTCGGTAAAGACATCACACAGAACACtatatagatagtgcctccaaatcatgagcgcgtgaacaatggatgctaactataaatcatgcacatggtaattcttctcatgaaccttcaactaatGAGATCTGTAGGCAATCACTTCATAAATACTACACCAAGTCTAATACACGATGTATCACACTACACAATGTAAGATCCCGAAACTGTAGGCAACACAAATACTAGGGctatagtcaatgcagtcttgagcttctaaaagctcgcctcacactcgtcagaccatctgaaaagagcatcCTTCTAGGTCAGCTTAGTCAATGGGGCTGAAATAGATGAAAACctctccacgaaccggcgataataacccaccaaacccaagaatatctgaatctctgtagctaaagtaggtctaggccaattccgAACTATCTCaattttcttaggatccaccttaatactcTCGGAAGACACAATATGACCCAGAAAGAGCAATCGAGTCTAACCAAGACTCATAATTttaaaacttggcatataattgataATCCTTCAAGGTCTAAAGTACTATCcataggtgctgctcatgctcctctctactGTGAGAGTAAGctagaatatcgtcaatgaatacaatcatgAAGGAATCCAAGTAAGGCTTGAACATTCAATTCATCCAATCCACAAAGGCAATTgaagcattagtcaagccaaataacatcaccaagaactcataatgaccataacaagtccgaaaagctatcttagggacatccgatgccctaataTTCACCTGGTGGTAGtcagatcttaaatcaatctttgaaaacacctaggcaccctgaagctagtgaaaaaagtcatcaatcctcggcaacggatacttgttcttgatagtgactttattcaaatgcctataatctatgcacatcctcgtCGATCCATCTTGTTTCTTAACAAACAACAATGATGCACCCTAATGTGAAACACTTTGTCTAATGAATTCCTTGTCAATCAAATCCTACAACTAATCCTTTAACTCAGCTTGGAGCCATACAGtctggtggaatagaaataggctgagtgcccgaaacCAAATCGATGCAAAAGTTgatatccctgttgggtggcataccTAGCAAATCTATAGGAAACACCTCAGGGAACTCACTCACAAGCggaactgaatccatagaaggaacctccacactaaaATCATGTATATAAGCCAAATACGTCAAACATgtcttctcgaccatatgccaagccatcaaatatgaaaCCACCCTGCTAGTGAAGTGaccaagagtccctttccactccaATTTAGGAAACCCCAACATGGCTAAAGTCACAGTCTTgccatgacaatccaatatagagTGATATGGGGACAATCAATCCATACCAAGAATAACCTCAAACTACCTTATCCAACAATAGAAGATAAACTA
The DNA window shown above is from Nicotiana tomentosiformis chromosome 8, ASM39032v3, whole genome shotgun sequence and carries:
- the LOC138897247 gene encoding uncharacterized protein; this translates as MDSLAFLLIVGRPLAMDVQRLANWFVRFDVLEPSSVLACVLAQSSLLERIKSRQFDDPNLLVLKDTVQQDCAKQVVIVDDGVMWLQDRICVPNIDELRELILEEAHSSRYSIHPGLT